The sequence CACCACCAAGCTGCTCTACGGCCGTGCCTTCCGGGCGCCTTCCTTGGCGGAAATGCGCAACCGCAACAACCCCGTCGCGATCGGCAACCCGGCGCTCAAGCCTGAGACCATCGATACCGTGGAGCTGGCCTTCGATTACCGACCCACCGACCGCCTGCGGCTCGGGCTCAACCTGTTCCAGTATTGGTGGAACGATCAGATCCGCTTCACCTTTGTTCCAGACCTAAAAGGCGACACCCTCGCCGCCAGCAATACCGGAAAACAAACCGGCCATGGCTTGGAATTGGAGGCGGACTGGCGGCTTGCCGATGAGTTTCGGGTGACGGGCAATTACTCCTGGCAGAATTCCACCGACGAAACCACCCATCACGATCCCGGTTACGCACCCCGCGACAAGGTCTATCTCCGCACCGATTGGGAATTCCTTCCAGACTGGCATTTCACCCCCCAGGTCGACTGGGTTATGAATCGGCGCCGGCCGCTCGGCGACCACCGTCCGCCGATCCCCGACTATGCCTGGGTCGATCTCACCCTCCGCCGCAAACGCTTGCACGATCATTTCGAACTGGCCTTTTCCATCCGCAACCTGTTCGACGTCGACGCCCGTGAGCCCAGCCCCGCGGGAATACCCACGGCCCTCATCCCCTACGATTTGCCCCTCGCCGGGCGCAGCTTCTACGGCGAGATTCGGATCGATTTTTGACCATGGCGATGTCCCAAAGGGCAAGTCCATCGGCTGGCTTCATGGCGACCCGAGCGGCCACCCATTTCCAGCACGCCGCCTTCCTCCCCGTGGAGAAGCCTACGGCCGGCAAGGCGGGCCATCGCTGAGATAGGCGATCCGTGTCCAGCCCCGTCACCGCGCGAAGGCCCTCGAAACCCGGGCTGTTGCTCGTCCTGTGCCTGCTCCTGTTGAGCACTGCGCTGGCCTCCCGCGCCGAATTGAGCTCGGTCGCGGTCCTTTACCCCAACATCCGCGAGCCCTATCAGAGCGTGTTCCTGCAGATCGTCACCGGCATCGAAGAGAGGCTGGCCGTCCCCGTCAAGCGCTATCCCATCATGGCCGACGGCGACGGCTGGTCGGCCCTGGAGCAACGGCTGGCCAAGGACAATCCGCGCGGGATTATCGCCCTCGGGCGCCTAGGCTTCGAGGCGGCGGAAAAGTTCGCAGGCCGCTGGCCGGTCATCGTCGGCGCAGTGATGCCCAACCCGGGCCAAACCACCCGAGGCCTGTCGGGAATCACCCTGGCGCCGGACCCGGCATCGCTGTTCCAATGGCTCGTTAAACTGACACCAACCGTGAAGCGTGTTACAGTAATCTATAACCGCCGCATTGGACTCGATGCCATGGAACATGCGCAAAAAGCCGCCAGCCTCCAGGGCCTGACCTTGAACGCCCTGCCAGCCGAAAACCTTCGGGAAGCGGCGGGCCTGTACCGGGATTTCTTGGAGGGATCCTCGTTGGATGCCAGGGACAGCCTATGGTTACTCCAGGACGCCTCCATCTTCGACGAGAACGCCCTGCTGCCGGTGATTCTCAAGGAAGCCTGGGACAAGAACCTGGTGGTCTTCTCCAGCACCCCAGAACACGTGAAAAAAGGCGCCCTGTTCTCCCTTTACCCGGATAACTTCGGCTTGGGCCGCAGCCTGGCGGCCCTGGCCCTGGAACAGTTCCAAGATGGTCGCCAGCGGGCGGGGCGGCTGCTGCCCCTTCGGGACCTGTTGATCGCAGTCAACCTCCGCACCGCAGAGCACCTG is a genomic window of Candidatus Methylocalor cossyra containing:
- a CDS encoding ABC transporter substrate binding protein, which encodes MSSPVTARRPSKPGLLLVLCLLLLSTALASRAELSSVAVLYPNIREPYQSVFLQIVTGIEERLAVPVKRYPIMADGDGWSALEQRLAKDNPRGIIALGRLGFEAAEKFAGRWPVIVGAVMPNPGQTTRGLSGITLAPDPASLFQWLVKLTPTVKRVTVIYNRRIGLDAMEHAQKAASLQGLTLNALPAENLREAAGLYRDFLEGSSLDARDSLWLLQDASIFDENALLPVILKEAWDKNLVVFSSTPEHVKKGALFSLYPDNFGLGRSLAALALEQFQDGRQRAGRLLPLRDLLIAVNLRTAEHLGLRFSGHERRQFDLVFPSP